The sequence ACATGTCAGTAAACGCAATAAACTAAGAATTGACTTTCAAACCCTCCTGAAATGTTGAATGTAGAAGAACAAAGacaattttctttgttgtttaaACTAACTTCGGGTATCTTTACTTAAGAGTCAAAGTATGATAAATGCTATCATAACTATACTCTTTTTATGCTTATTCAAAAGCGCAAAATGACGCAATTTAACTTAATTGGTAGACATAAAGATATGGCAAGTCAAGTTACTGGACTTTCTATTTCACAGACGATCATGGCATCTTTGAActcaaagaaaaaacaataccaTTATGACATTTTCTCTTTCCCTGAAATAAAGGAGACACAGAGAATCCCAGATGCGAAAAATTAGCATGAATCGGATGACAGTGCTGGAACAGCCGCCATTTTCTCCGAAAAATGgcgaagtacatgtacaacatcgGGAAGAAAACCTTCCGGACCATGACAAAATTCAAGGCCTGGAACTTCCTACAGTGTCCGAAAGGGTCGAACGTTTCGATCGGCATAAAGAATCTCAACCGTCTACGTACGAGGAGCATGGTACCCAGGAGGACATTGTGATAAAGATGAAGCTTCCGTCGAAATCTTATCCAACAaggtatacattttttttacaaaacatataCACTGGAACAAGAAACGTCACTTCATTTCCACATGACTAAGCTGTACGCCATATATTACACAGACATATAGGAGACATCAACAGAACggtacaaagtagaaagcccgataaaaacgccgaAAATAACGTTAaagaaacagccggagccaaacctctgcttggtgagtaataaaaataaaaagacatATATAGCGTGCTACCATGCGTGATGTACTTTTGGAGTTTACCTAATAGAATAGATGTCTGCGCCCATCTACTGATTCATTATCTGTTGCATACAATATATTAGGTATGTCTATGACAACCCGGGTCTGGAAAGTGTAGAATCTGAGGAAGAACGGCCAAGGTTAGTACTTTAAGAACCTTTTAACCGAATTGTAGTGAGACTAGCAAATGTTTCTTAAAAATGATTTCCGAGATAAACCCTCTCCTCGTCCTATCAATAGACGCACGTTGTGGAGGATTTGGTTGAAGGACAGCAGATCATCAATATCATCCAGTGATTCTGACAAGGATCTATCTCTAGATGATGTCACAATAACAATGATGGAATTTGTCTAGTGAACGATTAACTGCTACTTCAAGTGGCTCTCTTCTTCTTTGCCCTCAGCCCATTCAAACACTGGGAGCGTGACTCGGAGCTCGAGGACTACCTTGCACACTTCATGTCCCCTCCCAGGACGATGGACTCGCCCATCCTGTCCCGTAGCTACATCATGGAGTTCTCTCAGAAGTTCGACCCTGACCCGAGGAGTCGATCTGGGGTGGACAATCCTGGGTTTGTGGAACGGCCTGATGTTCGAACCGCAAGGCCAGCTTTAGAAACTGAGGTGTAATTATTATGCATTTAAAAGATAGGATTTGGGAAAACGGCATTGTGACAAAAAGCTCTCGGGGCAAAGGCTAGACAGTACTGCACTGTACTGCCAAACTAGAAGGGACTGTAGTTACTTATGTTGTTTCTTCTGGCATTAACAGGAAATTTCGCTATCTGCCAATATACCTATTCTTTTGAATGAGGTGCTCAGATTGCCTTAGCAAAGTAGAgatttacattgttaaacaaTGCTTCACGTTGCTATTCTATACCTAGTAACAGTATGAAATACTGTACGGATGATGTCTAAATATTCGTGTAGGGATATACTTTTAATAAAATACCAGACTACTTGCTTGAAAATGTCTCATATCATGACGTGGCACTTTCTTTTCTGTCTTCTTTCAACTATTCGTTGTTATATTAGGGTTCTGTTGAATTTTTGTAACTTAGTATTTATATATATGCTGTGTCTATTATAACGACAATATGTTCATGTTCTATCATATCAACTGACTGAAGATTTCCAATGCTTCCCAATTATATGTACTACACTagatttttgtttttactttacatactcatttttcttgaaatatgGAATCACTCACTCACGCCTACACTCTGCATAAACCCGACATTATATCTATGTTTCATTACCTCAATGATGTGCCTGAACAGTTCCACCACATAAAacgttaccccccccccccctccacacaACGAACGAGTTAGTGAAatcacaaacacactgtcagaACTACGTCTTACCACAGGGCGTTCCCTATTTTGTGAACTATTCAGATAATGACGAAAAATGGAGATTTATTAGCGGTAAATATTGCCACGGATTCACGGTTGATTGTCTTGAGCACGGAGTTCTATTGCCCGGAGCGGCCCTAATTGTTTTGCAGTCTTCGCCCTGTCTCTTGAGTATATTTACAGGTGCATACTGTTTGACGCATAAACAACCACGCCCCGTGATTTAGAGAGAACATAAAAAAGGACGATACCAAAAAAGGGTGAAGTTCACTTAAAACCCATCTATTGGCAACGTTTTACAGCTTTCATACTGCAAAACTGGTCTATGTTTCAAGACATCTTGGTTCAGGTGGTGAATTTGACTCttgaaaatattgaattgtgaaaaatacaaaaagtgTATCATCTTTGAAACGTGTCATTTGAACCATCCCGGTCCAAAACAAAGTAAAGACCCGTAAGCCAAACAGAGACAGTGACATATTTGTTGAGTACGGTTAGCCCTGTTGTCACTGCCATCATACTCTGGGGAGGGTAGAGATCTAGAAGGGAACAACATGGCCTCTCTGGCAAGGCTGCTGTGTTTCACCCTGCTGAGCGCCATCGCGACGTATGTGGAAGGACAAGGTACAGAATACACACTGTGTTATGTGTTGCTTTTACATTTCAAACATGTACTGTCGGTGTTTTATCTGGTATGTAGTATGTGAGTACGCGCCGTAATAGTGATCGCTACATTATGGACAGCTAGCCGACAGCATTGCTGTGAAAGATTATATTCGCGGTTAAGGGTGATGAACGTGTATTTTGACTCTTACAGCATAGAGATTGCTATGTATGTGGCATATTGTACGCTATTGTCATAGGGTCTCGATTGAAAAAGTCAACAAACTCTGTTGATACCCAGAAGAACTGAGAGATCGCTAACGTCTAACCTCTTTAAtgctgtaaaagaaaaaaaaactcgttAATACAATTACTGAACTTTATAAACAATTGAAGATGACATACGAGAAACTCAAATGTCAGTTAAAGAGAAGAATATTTGCAGGAGGTATGAGTtcttcgaactcttgttagATGTGAGATTTTTTTGTGTACTTCAGATATAAGCCCGGTTGGAACCACCCTTGACCCAGAGGTGGCGGCTAAGATCGCTAACAGCCTGCCGTCCATGAACAACCTGTACGTGGCGCTGATCGCAACAGGGTCGTTCCTGGTCCTCGCAGTCACAGTCATACTCATCAACCACTTCAGATTCGAGAGGTACGTACTTATGGGGTTATACCATTCATGTAAGTTACGGGGGTGGTTGGCAAGCTCGTTAAACTGTCAATCCGCGTCTGTTTGTTTCGCATAACCGGGACAAGCCTACTTTACACGTATTACACAAGTTTTGGATAATAAGTATAAGCTGTGTAAGGTCAGACTGtcaggtttgatccactcaccaAGACTACACACCAATATCATTAGTCTTTCATAGGTTAAAATTAGCTTTTTCCCACCATCTTACTATATCATACTCAGGGGTaggaatatatatatacggggctagggttagggctgACAGGATCATGAACATCTTATTTTTGTCTGTAGTGCCAAgaaaattcttattgacaggaatgtACTGTCTACCGTACAACATTTcattattgacaggaacatcctgtcaataataCCAATAACGTATGGAACATTATGACAATAGCACCAAAGGACTTCTTATATACATTCTGTCAATAGTACCAACATTTGCTATAGACAGAAAGATGCTGTTAATAGTGCCAAAAAAATCTTGTTGATAGGAACATCCTAGCAATAGTGTCCAAAACTTCTTGTTAATGGGAACGTCCTGCCAATAGTGCCCAAAAATCCTCGTTGATAGCTAGGAACATCTTGAAAATAGCCTCGACCTTTATGATATAAACCCTTTACTAacatttgcccccctccccctcagtcGACAAGCACGGAAGGCCAGAGCCGGAGGGACGATCCAAGACGACGTCCCGACGACTGCGACCGAGGAGCCCCAACATGTATACGACAATGTCGGCATGGTCAACGAGCGCAACACGCCGGTAGAGGTCACCCAACTGTAGACGAACATGGAACTTCATTGAAGACTTAGtcttacatacatatatagtacaTCATAGAAACTAttgttaaagtgacaaaacatagCCGGAATGACACACAAACTTTCATCTCGTTTCATAATTTGCAACACGTAGCTTGTGTTTTCGTAATTTTTAATTGCCGCTGACAATTCAGAGTATCACTTCACTTCATTATCAATGTCTTCAACGCTTGATTCAAACAAATTAAAGTAGAGTCGTAAATTCGTATTTCGTGTCCATGTGGGCAGGCTACCGAATACGTGTATATTATATGTAAAGTCTTCATCCACTAGCACTTCTGTGGACAAACATTGTCAATGGCaagagtgttttttttaaagtcatatTATGGGCAATTAAAACTGCAGAAGAAAATTTCCCTTACACGATGCAGCCTGAGAAGGGCTACACAGACCTGCATTGCGACAAAACACGTATCAAACGCGAAAAATAGACGAGTATTTTGTCAATGTAACAATAGTTGTACTACAATCAATGTACATTGTCGTCATTAAGCGGAAAATCAAACCAATTCTAACCTAACGAAAGGATCTGTTGAAATATTTAATGGTTGATAATAGAGTACAATAAGCATGCAAGAGGTCTATGTCGTCTGCCTTTACTTTAGAGGAATGAATGAGCGCCACCTGGTGATATTGAATGGTACTTCGTTTATCTCACCCGGAGACGTTTCCACTGAACAATTCCTAGAGAAATGAACATTGATCTATAAGAATGCCACTTCTCCATACATTCTCCTCACGTCTAAAACTACGTAGTGGAGACGACAAGCTAAAAACAGTGCAACTTGCATGGCAACTGTCTATAAGCGTTACCACTTGCGAATGTCGCTAAGTATCGATTGGTACAATGACTGTTCAACTCGATAAGGGAGTACATTTCCGGATCTGCGCATAAACTGCAGTGTGCCTACCCTTTGCTGCTTactgacttattttttaaataatttttccCTGGTAAAATTTTGATCCTAAAGGTCTAGGTTTCTGCAAAAGGGACAGAAGAATGTATATTTTataaatcttgccaaaaattgtgacctttgtcGAGCTTTGACCTGTAATCGACCCCCATATTCGACCTCCACAGTGGACCGATCCATTAGGACTGGGGGTGAAATCATggcatcatgacaatcatctgattgtagctcgttaaaatgctggagttgaactcgggctttttaaaccaaaacaaacctgacaaatcaagctttgcagtgggggtaaagacttgaggtttcaaatgtaggtaaatgtgtttatACATGATTGCTTTGGATGGCTTAACCATGTAAGGGATACGAAATTCCATTAAGGAGTCCCTCCTCTGAAGAGTTTgaagtaaaatatatatattaaccCCTCCTCAGCTTCTTTATTGTAAGATGTGGTAAAACATATCTCCACATTAGATAGgtgtattggtgggtacttgtaatctgcaaaccgttttgaaattgcgtgctttgttgtggagatatgagtgtttaagcgctaaccctaaccctaaccctagccgtaaccctaatttagggttagggctagggttagggtaaaaagtgtcttcaaggcggccaaacttggtatgattagaaaggtgtattggtgggtacttgtaatctgcaaaccgttttgaaattgcgtgctttgttgtgtagatatgagtgtttaagcgctaaccctaaccctaaccctagccgtaaccctaatttagggttagggctagggttagggtaaaaagtgtcttcaaggcggccaaacttggtatgattagaaaggtgtattggtgggtacttgtaatctgcaaaccgttttgaaattgcgtgctttgttgtggagatatgagtgtttaagcgctaaccctaaccctaaccctagccgtaaccctaatttagggttagggctagggttagggtaaaaagtgtcttccaggcggccaaacttggtatgattagaaaggtgtattggtgggtacttgtaatctgcaaaccgttttgaaattgcgtgctttgttgtgtagatatgagtgtttaagcgctaaccctaaccctaaccctagccgtaaccctaatttagggttagggctagggttagggtaaaaagtgtcttcaaggcggccaaacttggtatgattagaaaggtgtattggtgcggtacttgtaatctgcaaaccgtttgaaATGCGTGCTTGTGGANNNNNNNNNNNNNNNNNNNNNNNNNNNNNNNNNNNNNNNNNNNNNNNNNNNNNNNNNNNNNNNNNNNNNNNNNNNNNNNNNNNNNNNNNNNNNNNNNNNNNNNNNNNNNNNNNNNNNNNNNNNNNNNNNNNNNNNNNNNNNNNNNNNNNNNNNNNNNNNNNNNNNNNNNNNNNNNNNNNNNNNNNNNNNNNNNNNNNNNNNNNNNNNNNNNNNNNNNNNNNNNNNNNNNNNNNNNNNNNNNNNNNNNNNNNNNNNNNNNNNNNNNNNNNNNNNNNNNNNNNNNNNNNNNNNNNNNNNNNNNNNNNNNNNNNNNNNNNNNNNNNNNNNNNNNNNNNNNNNNNNNNNNNNNNNNNNNNNNNNNNNNNNNNNNNNNNNNNNNNNNNNNNNNNNNNNNNNNNNNNNNNNNNNNNNNNNNNNNNNNNNNNNNNNNNNNNNNNNNNNNNNNNNNNNNNNNNNNNNNNNNNNNNNNNNNNNNNNNNNNNNNNNNNNNNNNNNNNNNNNNNNNNNNNNNNNNNNNNNNNNNNNNNNNNNNNNNNNNNNNNNNNNNNNNNNNNNNNNNNNNNNNNNNNNNNNNNNNNNNNNNNNNNNNNNNNNNNNNNNNNNNNNNNNNNNNNNNNNNNNNNNNNNNNNNNNNNNNNNNNNNNNNNNNNNNNNNNNNNNNNNNNNNNNNNNNNNNNNNNNNNNNNNNNNNNNNNNNNNNNNNNNNNNNNNNNNNNNNNNNNNNNNNNNNNNNNNNNNNNNNNNNNNNNNNNNNNNNNNNNNNNNNNNNNNNNNNNNNNNNNNNNNNNNNNNNNNNNNNNNNNNNNNNNNNNNNNNNNNNNNNNNNNNNNNNNNNNNNNNNNNNNNNNNNNNNNNNNNNNNNNNNNNNNNNNNNNNNNNNNNNNNNNNNNNNNNNNNNNNNNNNNNNNNNNNNNNNNNNNNNNNNNNNNNNNNNNNNNNNNNNNNNNNNNNNNNNNNNNNNNNNNNNNNNNNNNNNNNNNNNNNNNNNNNNNNNNNNNNNNNNNNNNNNNNNNNNNNNNNNNNNNNNNNNNNNNNNNNNNNNNNNNNNNNNNNNNNNNNNNNNNNNNNNNNNNNNNNNNNNNNNNNNNNNNNNNNNNNNNNNNNNNNNNNNNNNNNNNNNNNNNNNNNNNNNNNNNNNNNNNNNNNNNNNNNNNNNNNNNNNNNNNNNNNNNNNNNNNNNNNNNNNNNNNNNNNNNNNNNNNNNNNNNNNNNNNNNNNNNNNNNNNNNNNNNNNNNNNNNNNNNNNNNNNNNNNNNNNNNNNNNNNNNNNNNNNNNNNNNNNNNNNNNNNNNNNNNNNNNNNNNNNNNNNNNNNNNNNNNNNNNNNNNNNNNNNNNNNNNNNNNNNNNNNNNNNNNNNNNNNNNNNNNNNNNNNNNNNNNNNNNNNNNNNNNNNNNNNNNNNNNNNNNNNNNNNNNNNNNNNNNNNNNNNNNNNNNNNNNNNNNNNNNNNNNNNNNNNNNNNNNNNNNNNNNNNNNNNNNNNNNNNNNNNNNNNNNNNNNNNNNNNNNNNNNNNNNNNNNNNNNNNNNNNNNNNNNNNNNNNNNNNNNNNNNNNNNNNNNNNNNNNNNNNNNNNNNNNNNNNNNNNNNNNNNNNNNNNNNNNNNNNNNNNNNNNNNNNNNNNNNNNNNNNNNNNNNNNNNNNNNNNNNNNNNNNNNNNNNNNNNNNNNNNNNNNNNNNNNNNNNNNNNNNNNNNNNNNNNNNNNNNNNNNNNNNNNNNNNNNNNNNNNNNNNNNNNNNNNNNNNNNNNNNNNNNNNNNNNNNNNNNNNNNNNNNNNNNNNNNNNNNNNNNNNNNNNNNNNNNNNNNNNNNNNNNNNNNNNNNNNNNNNNNNNNNNNNNNNNNNNNNNNNNNNNNNNNNNNNNNNNNNNNNNNNNNNNNNNNNNNNNNNNNNNNNNNNNNNNNNNNNNNNNNNNNNNNNNNNNNNNNNNNNNNNNNNNNNNNNNNNNNNNNNNNNNNNNNNNNNNNNNNNNNNNNNNNNNNNNNNNNNNNNNNNNNNNNNNNNNNNNNNNNNNNNNNNNNNNNNNNNNNNNNNNNNNNNNNNNNNNNNNNNNNNNNNNNNNNNNNNNNNNNNNNNNNNNNNNNNNNNNNNNNNNNNNNNNNNNNNNNNNNNNNNNNNNNNNNNNNNNNNNNNNNNNNNNNNNNNNNNNNNNNNNNNNNNNNNNNNNNNNNNNNNNNNNNNNNNNNNNNNNNNNNNNNNNNNNNNNNNNNNNNNNNNNNNNNNNNNNNNNNNNNNNNNNNNNNNNNNNNNNNNNNNNNNNNNNNNNNNNNNNNNNNNNNNNNNNNNNNNNNNNNNNNNNNNNNNNNNNNNNNNNNNNNNNNNNNNNNNNNNNNNNNNNNNNNNNNNNNNNNNNNNNNNNNNNNNNNNNNNNNNNNNNNNNNNNNNNNNNNNNNNNNNNNNNNNNNNNNNNNNNNNNNNNNNNNNNNNNNNNNNNNNNNNNNNNNNNNNNNNNNNNNNNNNNNNNNNNNNNNNNNNNNNNNNNNNNNNNNNNNNNNNNNNNNNNNNNNNNNNNNNNNNNNNNNNNNNNNNNNNNNNNNNNNNNNNNNNNNNNNNNNNNNNNNNNNNNNNNNNNNNNNNNNNNNNNNNNNNNNNNNNNNNNNNNNNNNNNNNNNNNNNNNNNNNNNNNNNNNNNNNNNNNNNNNNNNNNNNNNNNNNNNNNNNNNNNNNNNNNNNNNNNNNNNNNNNNNNNNNNNNNNNNNNNNNNNNNNNNNNNNNNNNNNNNNNNNNNNNNNNNNNNNNNNNNNNNNNNNNNNNNNNNNNNNNNNNNNNNNNNNNNNNNNNNNNNNNNNNNNNNNNNNNNNNNNNNNNNNNNNNNNNNNNNNNNNNNNNNNNNNNNNNNNNNNNNNNNNNNNNNNNNNNNNNNNNNNNNNNNNNNNNNNNNNNNNNNNNNNNNNNNNNNNNNNNNNNNNNNNNNNNNNNNattgtaatctgcaaaccgttttgaaattgcgtgctttgttgtggagatatgagtgtttaagcgctaaccctaaccctaaccctaaccctagccgtaaccctaatttagggttagggctagggttagggtaaaaggtttcttcaaggcggccaaacttggtatgattagaaaggtgtattggttggtacttgtaatctgcaaaccgttttgaaattgcgtgctttgttgtggagatatgagtgtttaagcgctaaccctaaccctaaccctaaccctagccgcaaccctaatttagggttacggctagggttagggtaaaaagtgtcttcgaggcagtcaaacttggtatgattagaaaggtgtattggtgggtacttgtaatctgcaaaccgttttgaaattgcgtgctttgttgtggagatatgagtgtttaagcgctaaccctaaccctaaccctagccgtaaccctaatttagggttagggctagggttagggttagggtaaacaGAGTCGTCATGgctgccaaacttggtatgattagaaaggtctattGCAGGGTACTTgcaatctgcaaaccgttttaaaattgTGTGCTtcgttgtggagatatgagagctctaacgctaaccctaaccctaaccgtaaccctaatttagggttagggctagggttagggtaaaaggGGTCTTCAAGGCGCCCAAACTTGATATGATTAGAAAAGCGTATTGCACGCggacttgtaatctgcaaaccgatTTTGAAATTGCATGCTTTGTAGTGGAGATATGAGTGNNNNNNNNNNNNNNNNNNNNNNNNNNNNNNNNNNNNNNNNNNNNNNNNNNNNNNNNNNNNNNNNNNNNNNNNNNNNNNNNNNNNNNNNNNNNNNNNNNNNNNNNNNNNNNNNNNNNNNNNNNNNNNNNNNNNNNNNNNNNNNNNNNNNNNNNNNNNNNNNNNNNNNNNNNNNNNNNNNNNNNNNNNNNNNNNNNNNNNNNNNNNNNNNNNNNNNNNNNNNNNNNNNNNNNNNNNNNNNNNNNNNNNNNNNNNNNNNNNNNNNNNNNNNNNNNNNNNNNNNNNNNNNNNNNNNNNNNNNNNNNNNNNNNNNNNNNNNNNNNNNNNNNNNNNNNNNNNNNNNNNNNNNNNNNNNNNNNNNNNNNNNNNNNNNNNNNNNNNNNNNNNNNNNNNNNNNNNNNNNNNNNNNNNNNNNNNNNNNNNNNNNNNNNNNNNNNNNNNNNNNNNNNNNNNNNNNNNNNNNNNNNNNNNNNNNNNNNNNNNNNNNNNNNNNNNNNNNNNNNNNNNNNNNNNNNNNNNNNNNNNNNNNNNNNNNNNNNNNNNNN comes from Branchiostoma floridae strain S238N-H82 chromosome 2, Bfl_VNyyK, whole genome shotgun sequence and encodes:
- the LOC118432609 gene encoding uncharacterized protein LOC118432609, with protein sequence MSETVSWTILLLFTWVSGSHGQDLDTMTLPPELLEEIRVSIADSQITVTNVIQGLVAVAVYLVIVGLLLGLNHFRWERRHRESQMRKISMNRMTVLEQPPFSPKNGEVHVQHREENLPDHDKIQGLELPTVSERVERFDRHKESQPSTYEEHGTQEDIVIKMKLPSKSYPTRYVYDNPGLESVESEEERPSPFKHWERDSELEDYLAHFMSPPRTMDSPILSRSYIMEFSQKFDPDPRSRSGVDNPGFVERPDVRTARPALETEV
- the LOC118410668 gene encoding uncharacterized protein LOC118410668, producing MASLARLLCFTLLSAIATYVEGQDISPVGTTLDPEVAAKIANSLPSMNNLYVALIATGSFLVLAVTVILINHFRFESRQARKARAGGTIQDDVPTTATEEPQHVYDNVGMVNERNTPVEVTQL